One genomic window of Paraburkholderia acidiphila includes the following:
- a CDS encoding LysR family transcriptional regulator translates to MDRTSDRSPSLEQLRALIAVAETGSFSAAARQLDRAQSVVSYTIANLEALLGVALFERGKRKPELTAAGRAILADARRLDLLMGQLNAKAAGLQRGLEGEVSLAVDVMFPSQRLVEALQAFAFTFPTVALNLTMEALGGVLKLVLDGDCAVGISGPNHNWPHVIEAQSIGTVELVLVAAPCHPLAKAEHPVRISDAREHTQLVLTDRSRLTEGQNFGVYSNRAWKLGDLGAKHRLLLAGLGWGSMPKHLVEADLEAGRLVRVALADRRSVSYNISLIHRTDAARGPASEWLCHYLTQGTPPQAPLPDAR, encoded by the coding sequence GTGGACCGCACCTCGGACCGCTCTCCTAGCCTCGAGCAGCTGCGCGCGCTGATCGCCGTCGCCGAAACCGGCAGCTTCTCGGCAGCGGCGCGCCAGCTCGACCGCGCCCAGTCGGTGGTCAGCTATACGATCGCCAATCTCGAGGCGCTGCTGGGCGTCGCCCTGTTCGAGCGCGGCAAGCGCAAGCCTGAACTCACGGCCGCAGGCCGTGCGATCCTCGCCGACGCGCGCCGCCTCGATCTGCTCATGGGTCAGCTTAACGCCAAGGCGGCCGGCCTGCAGAGGGGGCTGGAAGGCGAGGTCTCGCTGGCCGTCGACGTGATGTTTCCGTCGCAGCGGCTCGTCGAGGCGCTGCAGGCGTTCGCGTTCACGTTTCCCACCGTCGCACTGAATCTCACCATGGAGGCGCTCGGCGGCGTGCTCAAGCTCGTGCTCGACGGCGATTGCGCGGTCGGCATCAGCGGGCCGAACCACAACTGGCCGCATGTGATCGAGGCGCAGTCCATCGGCACCGTGGAACTCGTGCTCGTGGCCGCGCCCTGCCATCCGCTTGCCAAGGCGGAACATCCCGTGCGTATTTCGGATGCGCGCGAGCACACGCAGCTGGTCCTCACCGACCGCAGCCGCCTCACCGAAGGCCAGAACTTCGGCGTGTACAGCAATCGCGCGTGGAAGCTCGGCGACCTCGGCGCCAAGCACCGGCTGCTGCTCGCGGGCCTGGGCTGGGGGTCGATGCCGAAGCATCTCGTGGAAGCCGATCTCGAAGCCGGCCGGCTCGTGCGCGTCGCGCTCGCGGACCGGCGCTCGGTGAGCTACAACATCTCGCTGATCCACCGCACCGACGCGGCACGCGGCCCCGCCAGCGAGTGGCTTTGCCACTACCTGACGCAAGGCACCCCGCCGCAAGCGCCGCTGCCCGACGCGCGCTGA